A single region of the Thermoanaerobacterium aotearoense genome encodes:
- the metA gene encoding homoserine O-acetyltransferase MetA, which produces MPINIPNGLPAIDILAKENIFVMAEERAIHQDIRPLKIAILNLMPTKSVTETQLLRLLSNNPLQIDLKFLYAASHKSKNTAPEYLEAFYKTFDDVKYEKFDGLIITGAPVETLDFSDVDYWHELKEIMEWSKHNVFSTFHICWGAQAGLYYHYGVPKYPLKEKMFGVFLHKVSKKNVDLLRGFDDEFYAPHSRYTEVRKEDIELVDDLEILSESDEAGVYIVSSKSGRQIFVTGHSEYDPLTLKSEYERDLKKGIPIKIPKHYFPGDDPNNEPIVKWRSHANLLFSNWLNYYVYQKTPYDVNSIE; this is translated from the coding sequence ATGCCCATCAATATACCAAATGGCCTACCTGCCATCGATATTTTAGCTAAAGAAAATATATTCGTAATGGCTGAAGAAAGGGCTATTCATCAAGATATACGCCCCCTTAAAATCGCCATCTTAAACTTGATGCCTACAAAAAGTGTGACAGAAACACAGCTATTAAGGTTACTTAGCAATAATCCACTGCAAATTGATCTAAAATTTCTCTATGCGGCATCACATAAATCTAAGAACACCGCGCCAGAGTATTTAGAAGCTTTTTATAAAACGTTTGATGATGTAAAATACGAAAAATTTGATGGCCTCATAATAACCGGAGCACCTGTAGAAACTTTAGACTTTTCAGATGTAGATTATTGGCATGAGCTTAAAGAAATAATGGAATGGAGCAAACACAATGTATTTTCAACATTCCACATTTGCTGGGGTGCTCAAGCTGGTCTTTATTATCACTACGGCGTACCAAAATACCCGCTGAAAGAGAAGATGTTTGGCGTGTTTTTGCATAAGGTTTCCAAGAAAAATGTCGATTTATTAAGAGGTTTTGACGATGAATTTTATGCGCCCCATTCAAGGTACACAGAAGTCAGAAAAGAAGATATAGAGCTTGTAGATGACCTTGAAATACTTTCTGAATCTGACGAAGCAGGCGTATACATAGTATCATCAAAATCTGGAAGACAGATATTTGTGACAGGCCACTCTGAATACGACCCTTTGACGTTAAAATCAGAATACGAAAGGGATTTAAAAAAAGGCATACCCATAAAAATACCAAAACATTATTTCCCGGGAGATGACCCCAATAATGAGCCAATTGTGAAATGGAGAAGCCATGCAAATCTATTATTTTCTAATTGGTTAAACTACTATGTATATCAAAAAACTCCATACGATGTAAATTCAATTGAATAA
- the cysK gene encoding cysteine synthase A, giving the protein MSKIAKNLTDLIGNTPLLELSNYNKENNIEARLIAKLEYFNPLSSVKDRIGYAMIKDAEEKGLINKDTVIIEPTSGNTGIALAFVAAAKKYRLILTMPETMSIERRNLLKALGAEIVLTPGPEGMSGAVRKAEELAKQYGNAFIPQQFKNPVNPEIHRKTTAEEIWRDTDGNVDIFVAGIGTGGTITGVGEVLKSRKPDVKIVAVEPADSPVLSGGKPGPHKIQGIGAGFVPDVLNREIIDEIYQVKNNEAFETSRALAKSEGLLVGISSGAAAFAATQIAKRPENKGKTIVVLLPDTGERYLSTSLYQD; this is encoded by the coding sequence ATGTCAAAGATTGCAAAAAATCTTACGGATTTAATAGGCAATACGCCGCTATTAGAATTGTCAAACTACAATAAAGAAAATAACATTGAAGCAAGGCTTATAGCAAAATTAGAGTATTTTAATCCGTTAAGCAGTGTAAAGGACAGAATCGGATATGCTATGATAAAGGATGCAGAAGAAAAAGGGCTTATAAATAAAGACACTGTTATAATTGAGCCAACAAGCGGCAATACAGGAATAGCATTGGCTTTTGTTGCAGCGGCTAAAAAATACAGATTAATATTGACTATGCCTGAAACCATGAGCATTGAAAGAAGAAATTTGCTTAAAGCGCTTGGCGCTGAAATAGTGTTGACACCTGGTCCAGAAGGCATGTCTGGAGCTGTGAGAAAAGCTGAAGAGTTGGCTAAACAGTATGGCAATGCATTTATACCGCAACAGTTTAAAAATCCCGTCAATCCAGAGATACACAGAAAGACGACAGCAGAAGAAATATGGAGAGACACTGATGGCAATGTAGATATATTTGTTGCAGGCATTGGCACAGGTGGGACAATAACAGGTGTTGGTGAAGTTTTAAAATCAAGAAAACCTGATGTAAAGATTGTAGCAGTTGAGCCTGCTGATTCTCCAGTTTTATCTGGTGGAAAACCTGGCCCGCATAAGATACAAGGAATAGGAGCTGGATTTGTGCCTGATGTTTTGAATAGAGAGATCATTGATGAAATATACCAAGTCAAGAACAATGAAGCATTTGAAACTTCAAGGGCATTGGCAAAATCTGAAGGCTTATTAGTTGGCATATCATCAGGTGCAGCCGCATTTGCAGCGACTCAGATTGCAAAGAGGCCAGAAAACAAAGGCAAGACGATAGTCGTATTGCTTCCTGATACAGGGGAAAGATACCTTTCCACATCATTGTACCAAGATTGA
- a CDS encoding homocysteine synthase: MSEERKLKFDTLQVHAGQEPDPTTGAVAVPIYQTSSYIFKDTEHAASLFSLKEPGNIYTRIMNPTNDVFEKRIAALEGGVGAVATASGSAAITYAILNIAGAGDEIVSASTLYGGTYNLFALTLPKLGIKTTFVDPDDPENFRSAITDRTKALYIETIGNPGINIPDFEAIAKIAHENKIPLIVDNTFATPYLFRPFEYGADIVVHSATKFIGGHGTSIGGVIVDSGKFDWAGSGRFPEFVEPDSSYHGLKYVESFGPAAYITKLRVQLLRDTGASLSPFNAFLFLQGLETLSLRVQRHVENAQKVAEFLAKNPNVTWVNYPGLKENKYHELAKKYLPKGAGAILTFGIKGGINAGIKFINSLELFSLLANVGDAKSLVIHPASTTHSQLSEEELALAGVTPDQIRLSIGIEDIDDILYDLDQALKKAAE; the protein is encoded by the coding sequence ATGAGTGAAGAAAGAAAGTTAAAATTTGACACATTGCAGGTACATGCGGGGCAAGAACCAGATCCAACTACAGGTGCAGTGGCAGTGCCAATTTATCAAACATCGTCGTATATATTTAAAGATACTGAACATGCCGCTTCTTTATTTAGCCTTAAAGAACCAGGTAATATTTACACACGAATTATGAATCCAACTAATGATGTATTTGAAAAGAGAATAGCAGCCTTAGAAGGCGGTGTTGGTGCTGTTGCGACAGCTTCTGGCTCTGCTGCTATAACATACGCTATTTTAAATATAGCAGGTGCAGGCGATGAAATAGTATCTGCCAGCACATTATACGGTGGAACATACAATCTATTTGCTTTGACACTGCCTAAACTTGGCATTAAAACGACGTTTGTAGATCCAGATGATCCAGAAAATTTTAGAAGTGCAATAACAGACAGAACAAAGGCATTGTATATAGAGACAATAGGAAATCCCGGGATAAATATACCTGATTTCGAGGCTATAGCGAAAATAGCCCATGAGAATAAAATACCACTTATCGTAGACAATACATTTGCAACGCCATATCTCTTCCGTCCGTTTGAATACGGAGCAGATATAGTAGTACATTCAGCTACAAAATTTATAGGAGGCCACGGGACGTCAATAGGCGGAGTAATAGTAGATTCAGGAAAATTTGATTGGGCAGGAAGCGGAAGATTCCCTGAATTTGTAGAACCAGATTCCAGCTACCATGGACTTAAATACGTTGAATCATTTGGACCGGCCGCATATATTACAAAGTTAAGGGTACAGCTTTTAAGAGATACTGGTGCATCATTAAGCCCGTTCAATGCATTTTTGTTTTTACAAGGATTGGAAACTTTGTCATTAAGAGTCCAAAGGCATGTAGAAAATGCACAAAAAGTAGCAGAATTCTTGGCAAAAAATCCAAATGTGACGTGGGTAAACTATCCCGGGCTTAAAGAAAACAAATACCATGAACTTGCAAAGAAATACTTGCCGAAAGGTGCTGGAGCGATATTGACATTTGGAATAAAAGGTGGAATAAATGCTGGAATCAAATTCATAAACAGCCTTGAATTATTCTCATTGCTGGCTAATGTTGGTGACGCAAAGTCTTTGGTAATTCATCCAGCAAGCACGACACATTCCCAATTAAGTGAGGAAGAATTGGCATTAGCAGGTGTAACTCCTGACCAAATAAGACTTTCGATAGGCATAGAAGACATCGACGACATATTGTATGACCTTGACCAAGCACTTAAAAAAGCAGCAGAATAA
- a CDS encoding geranylgeranyl reductase family protein — protein sequence MYDAIIIGGGPAGSTLGRKLSKEGYKALLIEKHVFPRYKACGGGITKRCYKLLDIDISQYVEDITNEIVFKFPNGKQTVLQTDEPIIYQVDRVKFDKYLIDMAAYYGCEIHDGETFYDFYDNGKSLVVMTDKGEYETKILVGADGINSNVAYKTRLINGKKGIALEGEVYVDNSLIDGLKGKVVVDFNAIKYGYGWVFPKGDRLSIGVGTFLNKISNIKEILSKMIEGNVDENIKDCKIYGHQLSFPDGSDGVFNDDKVILIGDATRLADPFTGEGIYNALLTADISFDVIKKHFDGECGLNEYTLRLNREIVPDIGWAYRLAQFTYNNMDFIEKSVRHFPNVLSYFVDIMMGDNTYKNFKVKVPMYSLRIMNSKTKIKVE from the coding sequence ATGTATGATGCAATAATAATAGGTGGAGGACCTGCAGGATCCACATTAGGAAGAAAGCTGTCTAAAGAAGGATATAAGGCATTGTTGATAGAAAAGCATGTTTTTCCAAGGTACAAAGCCTGCGGTGGCGGAATAACGAAAAGGTGTTATAAGTTATTAGATATTGATATAAGCCAATATGTAGAAGATATTACCAATGAAATTGTCTTTAAATTTCCAAACGGCAAACAGACTGTTTTACAAACCGATGAACCTATAATATATCAGGTAGACAGGGTTAAATTTGACAAATATTTGATCGATATGGCAGCTTATTACGGGTGTGAAATACATGATGGGGAAACATTTTATGACTTTTATGATAATGGAAAAAGTCTTGTTGTGATGACAGACAAAGGCGAATATGAAACGAAGATTTTAGTAGGTGCAGATGGGATAAACAGCAACGTGGCTTATAAAACAAGATTAATAAACGGTAAAAAAGGTATAGCGCTTGAAGGTGAAGTATATGTCGATAATAGCTTAATAGATGGATTAAAAGGAAAAGTTGTGGTGGATTTTAATGCGATAAAATATGGATATGGATGGGTATTTCCTAAAGGTGATAGATTGTCTATTGGTGTCGGGACTTTTTTAAATAAAATTTCAAATATAAAGGAAATACTGTCTAAAATGATAGAGGGAAATGTGGACGAAAATATAAAAGACTGTAAAATTTACGGTCATCAATTGTCGTTTCCTGATGGAAGCGATGGGGTATTTAATGATGATAAAGTAATACTAATTGGAGATGCTACAAGGCTTGCCGATCCATTTACAGGTGAAGGGATATACAATGCTTTGCTTACTGCAGACATCTCTTTTGACGTTATAAAAAAGCATTTCGATGGAGAATGTGGATTGAATGAATACACTCTTAGACTCAATAGAGAAATTGTGCCAGATATCGGTTGGGCATACAGATTAGCGCAATTCACATACAATAATATGGACTTCATAGAGAAATCTGTAAGGCATTTTCCTAATGTGCTATCATACTTTGTAGATATAATGATGGGTGATAATACATATAAGAATTTTAAGGTAAAGGTTCCAATGTATTCACTGCGTATAATGAACTCTAAGACGAAAATCAAAGTAGAATGA
- the polX gene encoding DNA polymerase/3'-5' exonuclease PolX codes for MDKKTVVNILNEIGLLLELKGENPFKSRAYYNAARTIEVLDDDIEKLIKEDRLKDVKGIGDAINKKLTELVTTGRLEYYENLKASIPEGLIEMLKIPGLGPKKIKTLYDKLDIKTVGELEYACIENRLVELPGFGEKTQKKILEGIQFIKQFSGKHLFMDAYIEATSLKQYLVDSGLTIRCEIAGSLRRRKEIVKDIDVLATTESPEKLMDVFTKYEGIRDIVAKGETKTSITLRSGINVDLRVVKDEEFPYALHHFTGSKEHNTAMRHRAKQMGIKMNEYGLFKDELPIKCRDEEEIFNSLNLSYIPPELRENMGEIEAAEKGLLPVLIEEKDIKGVFHVHTIYSDGANTLFEMVNAARDRGYKIIGITDHSKSAFYANGLKEEDVLRQLDEIDELNSKYSDIKILKGIESDILRDGSLDYDEDILRRFDFVIASVHSNFKMNKDDMTERIIKAIKNRYTKIIGHMTGRLLLARDGYDIDVYKVIDSAAEYGKIIEINSSPYRLDIDWRYIKYAKEKGVKFAICPDAHRIEGLDDVKYGIGIARKGWLEAKDVINTYDFDELKMVLK; via the coding sequence GTGGATAAGAAAACCGTTGTCAATATACTTAATGAAATAGGGCTTTTATTAGAATTAAAGGGTGAAAATCCTTTTAAGTCGAGAGCGTATTATAATGCTGCTCGTACAATAGAAGTCCTTGATGACGATATTGAAAAATTAATAAAAGAAGATAGATTAAAAGATGTAAAGGGTATAGGTGATGCGATTAATAAAAAGCTTACTGAGCTTGTTACTACAGGTAGACTTGAATACTACGAAAATCTTAAAGCATCAATACCTGAGGGCCTCATTGAGATGTTAAAAATACCAGGTCTTGGACCTAAAAAGATAAAAACATTGTATGACAAACTTGATATAAAGACGGTTGGTGAGCTGGAATATGCCTGTATTGAAAATAGACTTGTAGAATTGCCGGGATTTGGTGAAAAGACGCAGAAAAAAATCTTGGAAGGCATACAATTTATAAAACAGTTTAGTGGTAAGCATCTATTTATGGATGCATATATAGAGGCTACATCATTAAAACAATACCTTGTTGATAGTGGATTGACAATAAGATGCGAGATTGCTGGAAGTTTAAGGCGAAGAAAAGAGATAGTTAAGGACATAGATGTTCTTGCTACCACAGAAAGCCCTGAGAAGCTTATGGATGTATTTACAAAATATGAAGGTATAAGGGATATTGTAGCTAAGGGTGAAACTAAGACCAGCATAACATTGAGATCTGGCATAAATGTAGACTTAAGGGTTGTCAAAGATGAAGAATTTCCATATGCATTGCACCATTTTACAGGCAGCAAAGAGCATAATACAGCTATGAGGCATAGGGCAAAGCAAATGGGAATAAAGATGAACGAATATGGTCTATTTAAAGATGAACTGCCTATTAAATGCCGTGATGAAGAAGAGATATTTAATAGTCTCAATTTATCGTATATTCCTCCAGAACTTCGTGAAAATATGGGTGAAATTGAAGCAGCGGAAAAAGGGCTACTTCCAGTATTAATAGAGGAAAAAGACATCAAAGGGGTTTTTCATGTACATACGATATACAGCGATGGTGCAAATACACTTTTTGAGATGGTGAATGCGGCAAGAGATCGCGGTTATAAAATCATTGGTATCACAGATCACAGTAAATCTGCATTTTATGCGAATGGACTTAAAGAAGAAGATGTTTTAAGGCAATTGGATGAAATAGATGAATTGAATAGCAAATACAGTGATATAAAGATATTAAAAGGCATAGAATCTGATATATTAAGAGATGGCTCTCTTGATTATGACGAAGATATATTGAGAAGATTTGACTTTGTCATCGCATCTGTTCATTCCAACTTTAAAATGAACAAAGACGACATGACAGAGAGAATAATAAAAGCTATAAAAAATAGATACACAAAAATCATTGGACACATGACAGGGAGACTCCTCCTTGCAAGAGATGGTTATGACATCGATGTGTATAAAGTTATAGATAGTGCTGCTGAATATGGCAAAATAATTGAAATAAATTCGAGCCCTTATAGACTGGATATTGATTGGAGATACATAAAATATGCAAAAGAAAAAGGTGTAAAATTTGCAATCTGTCCAGATGCACATAGGATAGAAGGGCTTGATGATGTAAAATATGGTATAGGCATTGCTCGTAAAGGCTGGCTTGAAGCGAAAGATGTGATAAATACGTATGATTTTGATGAATTAAAAATGGTTTTAAAATAA
- the copZ gene encoding copper chaperone CopZ: MSLFGPKGETVTIDVRGMSCNHCKMTVEKALKGLDGVSKATVDLDKANVTVTYDPKKVTIDDMKKAIIDAGYEA, translated from the coding sequence ATGAGTTTATTTGGTCCAAAAGGTGAAACTGTGACGATCGATGTAAGAGGTATGTCGTGCAATCATTGCAAAATGACTGTAGAAAAAGCATTAAAAGGCCTTGATGGAGTGTCAAAAGCGACAGTAGACTTAGATAAGGCCAATGTCACCGTAACATACGATCCTAAAAAAGTTACTATAGATGACATGAAAAAAGCGATAATTGATGCAGGATATGAAGCTTAA